The DNA sequence AATCACTAATATGTCTCCTCCCTTGGCAGAGCACATTTGGAAAGAGGTCTACTGTTAACATGACACTTAATATTGACattgaagagaacaaatcccagGTAAAGTGCACATTCGATCAACATAAATTTTTTTAGAAGTAATATTAAACAATTACATACCTAAAATCCTTATTTGATATCTTGTTGAATTAATATATTTAAATTAacagtattatttttttgtagagTTATTGATTATGATAATAGTAAAAtgtgtacaaacacacacagatttGCTTCTCATCAAAGTAGACTTCATAAGATGGAGGCTTGTCCCAACCACAAATTGTATCATtctttaaaatgtaaaacaacATGCATTAACATGCTTTGCATTGATGCATCTGTCTTTCAACAAGTGTTAGTAGTATCCCATTAAGTTGTAAAAAGTTAGGAACTGCCTATACTTGGTACTTTGATTTTGTGAAGTTCTGCGCAGAGCCCTCAAGCTTCCAGACCTCTAATTGAGGAGCTTGAAGGAGATACTGCCAGGCAGCAGGTACCATGGCGAAACAACTAACAGTTCATTAAactctcctgtgtgtgtgtgtgtgtgtgtgtgtgtgtgcgtgtgtgtgtgtgtgcacgtgcacgCGCATGTGCGCGTGTCCATGTGTACACTACACACAGATACTGATACCCTATTTCAATAATCAGCCCTAGAATAGGAGACTGTTCATGTAGTTGTGGATAAAGTGAGTAAAACAGGGAATCAAATAAGGATTTTACCAACCGTCTATGTCTGCCATCTTAGACTGAAATGTGGTATGTTGTCACTCTCCAGCAGAATTTAGTCCCTGAGACTCAAGTGTCCCAAGATAACGATGACAAGAGCTCGCTCTCATATCTTGGAATTGAACAGCCAACATCTTTAGAAGTGACTTTTTGTACTTtacagagtttttttttaaaatatttagaatattttgcCAATCTGTGTTTTCATTTCCAGAGCGCAGCCAATATGATGCTTTCTGGCTTGACCACCTTAAGCAACGACTGTTCCAAAGGGGACATACATAAATTAAGTACGTGACACTAGAATGGGGCAGCCAACTTGATGAGCATCAAGAGCCTTTCAAACAACCACATTATTGTACAGAGCCAATGTCTAGCAATTTGTTGGGTAAAGGGAGACTAGATTTTAGACTACTTAAAATCAGGTCAAAATAGTTGCACTAGTTACGTAACGTGATTTGGGTGGATGTAAACAAGGCACAGGCAGACAGATTCTGAGTGCCACAGACATGTAGTATAGTGCATGTCATTGCATTTCATCGATAAATATGACAACAGAGTAGGACAATACCTCTGAATCATTGTAGAAATCAATTCATTGaacaaattattataaaaatcaACTTAAATTTTTGATTACACCACCCTGACTGCACGGCACAACTATGCGTTGGGGATGTCAAACACGAACATAAAATTGCAGGTGCAAGGCGGTCTTCAAATACCCATGTCGCATCAGCTACAAGGGGAAAGCCTGAAGTTTACCTGTATAAACACACTTTGCATGAGTCCCAGTGAGTCAATTTCTGCTTCCCCATTGTTAAGGACTACGTGCAGTTTGACCGCTCTGACTTTAATGGGAATGTGGGGGAGCTGCTTCTATTGGCCGATAGTCGTCTGCATTCCACTAATGGCGCAAATGCTCTCTTCCACCTGTGGACTCTAGGAAAATACCAAAAGGAAGAAAACTACACCCATGCCAACAGTTAGATTGCGCTTTGCGTTAAACTTGCACTGTGCATGAAAATAAGGCCCTTAGTCTTAAAGGGTGTTGTTTGTTCTTTGATCATATCAGTAAATAATACTCATTACTTCCTATTTCTGTATGTTAGACATCTCAGCAGAGAACAAAGGGAAACCTTCTCTGGAGATGTTTTGTGTTTCTGATAGAAAGAAGAATGCTAACCTCGCAAAACAAAAGACCACTGATGAAATCTCCAAATGTGTCCGGACAAAGCAGGTATGGTTTTACTAGATActatttttatattgtaaatttGTATATTGATTTTATGTACGTATATTACTTCTGAGTGGTCATAGAACAAATACTGTATAGTTAACCTTTGAATGGGGAAAACAAACCCACATTGTCCTAATGAGTCATGCTTTTGTATCTACGGCATGTAACACATCACAGTTCTTTTACATGTACAACTGAACCAATTTACTTAAACCATGTATATTTTTCAGTGAGGGTTTGACCTTTCTTCACATCATGTTTCATCTCAGTTTCAATAATGAAAGTTGCATTTACTCAAACATTTTTTACACATGTCAAAACCAACTGGCCAAGGCTGCAGGTACATCTGGccaaatagtaaaaaaaaaaaaaaaaaaaatcacaaagatTTTGTAATTGCAACACTaaggagaaaagaaaatatcacaTAGATTATTGTTTAATGTTTAACATTACACcttgtttgtaaaaaaataacacattgaAGAAATGTGATACTAGTCAAACAAAATTATAATTACAGTAAAGCATACTGGTAATACTGTACCTCCTATGAGTCCCTCtgtcgtttttcttttttttattatggcaCAAATGAGCTGCAAATCCCATAATGTGGCGCAACATTTGCTTTACTGAATGATCTGTATACATTCCATAACACTGGTTACATGCAAAAGCTGAAAAGCTGtgcattttaaataaaatgcacAAATTTGCGTGAGCAATGTTTCTCTCTAATGAAAATTAACAAAATATCACATGGAGTATCCTCAGTGAAAAACACCTGCAGTTCATTCTGAGACTCTGCAACTCAGAACCTTGCCCAAAAATAACAGCAACATTCATATTTTGAATTGGTTTGTTCAATAAATGCTATGTTTAGCCTGGAACCTTAAGTATGCTTTGAATTATGTCCCCCCTTGTCctattgagtttgacacctatgtgaTATTTTTTACTTGCTCGTCCTATAGAGCATACCAGTATTAAGAGAACCAGAAAGAATGCAAACAGGACAGGATATAGAGCAGTTTCAGGGTAGGTATTTGCCACACAATTCGGTTCCAAAAACAGTGTTTTGTGTATAAAATAATTACTTTGTCATTCACACTTGCAGATCATTCTTTTGTGCCTGACACCCAGCCTTTAATTGAGAGAAACACGTAAGGACAGCAATAAATCTCCATTGCTCACTGCATAGTATACTGCATTTCTGTCTGATAATTCTTCTGTGCTCACCTTAAAGGTGTCAAAGGAATAAACTGTCAATTTCGGAAATACCCAAAAGGCCGCCACAAAAAAGCAATCTTCTGCCAAATTCTGGTAAGCAATATGCACACATAGTATCATCCCTGAACGTAGCAATGTGACAAGTGGCTGCCATTTTTGGGAAATCTTGTCACTTTGCTACTGAAAGTTATTAAGTGTATTGACCcatgaaatatttgttttcatcatGTTTAAATAGCAACCCTGTGATCTTTGCAGGACAATCTTCAAATGTTGCAAAGAAGCAAGAGTGCCTACAATCTGCCCAGACAGTTGCAGGTTTGAGTAAGCAAAAGCACCTCAATGGCAAACATACTCACCACCCGCAACAGGCCGTCAGAGAGAAAAAGTCACGCTTTGCGACAAAAGGAAGTGCCACAGCCACGTCATTTATGATATCTAATGAAAAGGGCTCTAAAGAAAAAACTCCCAGGGGCTCAGATGATTTTGAGCTTCACCTTCCTAAAGAGCTAGAGGCCCAGGGCAAACGACTTGACAAAACCATTGACAGAGGCAAGCAATCATTGGTGGCAACTTCAACTGAGGCATCAAAAACCAACcaggaaaaaaattcaaatgataAGGTATTATGTtattgttttatgttttttattacagaaaatcggtattgcatttttttatggTCAATGATGTATCTGCAGAATCTTTGCTAAGTCTAATATTTTGCCATTTTGAATACCCTGAACACGACCACTTGTTGGTTTAAAAGACACATATTCAGTTCACATGAGTTGGTATTGAAAGTTAGAATATATTTCACTTGGGTGGACGACAGCAATATTATGACTAGACGTTGTCCGGGTTCAAGTTTTTCGCCATCAAGATTAACTACGTCAGACAAATGAAAGCTTCTGATATAATGATACTTTGTGTTTCACTAAGAGAGCTACAGAGTTTGTAGGCAACATGGTGAAACGTATCTCTAGCTATTATTctaagaacaacaacaaaaatggcgGTGAACCTCAACGCTGGATTCCACCTAATGTCAGCAGGTACACACACTATTGTTGTATTAATGGGTGTTTTTCTGCAAGAACTTAACATAGACCAGATGTATTCATTTTTAACCCTATTTTTGACCTTCAGCTTACTTTTCACCAGTGAAGTAAGTACCCTCTACCTTTATTATTTACTCACTGAGAGGAGCCTTGATGTTGAGTTGCTaaagattatttttatttgctatAGAAAAATGCACAAGCAAAAGACGTAACCAAATTCCACAGTAAGATCACATCAAATTCTGTCAACAAAAGGTGATAACATTCAACAGAAAAAGTTGGCATTTTGGATTCCGATTTTAATACTTTTCTCTGTTGCACAGAAAAGatgtttttgaatttggcattgATGAGCCATTCAGTATCGGGGTAAATATTGTGTTTTTGTAGCTCGTGATATTTGAATCCAACATTATTGTAACCACATTATTTTTGTTTAGGGAAAGGGCAAGACATTCCTTGGCAATTCTCCCACATCAAGCAAGTACGTCTAACTGTTGGCGAAATTTGGTCTGATGGTCTACCATATGATTAATGAAATGAACTGAGAATACTTTGTATTAAGAGTCATCTTATTTCATTATACATTTGTTGATTTGCAGAGGTATCCGTGACTCTTCAGTGTACTTTCCCGCAACCAGATCAAGACAACTAGCCACAAAAGTATCTTttttcgtttcttttttttttttttgccatgtggTAATTCAGTGGTTTTGGGTATGTTGAATAAAAACTGCTACTCATTGGCATGAATTTGACCTGTACATTTTAGGAAAAGCGGGATGGAAAGAAGCATCTGTTCAGCAGAGACAATATCAATTCCCCAGATGTCCGCACGCTGAAAGAGTCAAGCAAGAAAACCAAAGTTAAAATGACATATGCCCAAAATGAACCAGTGACTTCAAAACGATTTCAGCCTCATAATTCAAGTAAAACATTTGTCTTGGTCCAATTCATATATTAAAATGTTGACAAAGTGGTTATTGAAATAATAATGCTGATAAAATGGTTAATGAACACATGTCTGTACAGCTCACTTCCCAATTTCTGCCATGGTAGATAAATCCCCAGTCGTACCCAAAAGCATTCCAAAACCTAGAAAAAGAAATTCAAGACTCAACAAGGTAAGGAAGTGTTCAGAGATACTGTGCTCATGGTACCTTACTACAGTCAGCCACAATGTGTTGTTATTCACTCAAATAATATTCATTTGTAGAAGCCAATGGAATTTCAGAAGGATATTCCGCAGCCTGATAGTCCCTTCAATGTCAACAAAAGACCCAGGCGAAGTGCAACCTTAGCAAAGAGCTATAAAGAGCCAGCCACAGATGAGAGCCTGTCAGCATCAGAGCAGCCTCAAGTAACCAAGGCAAGGGTCTTTTCGGAAGTCATGTCAGTTACTTGTTTATCATGTTTTACTGATATTCTGATTCCGTAATTGTCTCACAGTACACCAGCCAACATCTCGTGATGAAAAGCAACATTACATCTCTACTGTTCTATCTGCCAGCAGGCATGTAAAAGTATTCAACCAAACAAATCCAATGCCACGAAGGTTCATGCCCAACAACAGATATCTAAGTGTCCTTGTCCTGTCCGCAAGACCTCCCCTTCCTCCATCAAGAAAATGCGACGTAAGTCATTTAAGTACTGTTAAGGACAGATGTATTGAAATGAGctacatttttgattttatacgCTTTATGCATGTCCTCAGATTGGACAGTCTTGTCAGTGTGCACTGCAGCTGTATAataaatcatatgataaaacagaaaAATGTGATTAGCCACAGCAAATTCAGATTGAACAAGGGGCTCGTAAGTTTTTTTTACACTGGGTCATTTAGAAGGGAGCAAATACTTTTTCATGGCACTATTAATGTTAATAGCCTTACAGTACCAAGAAAATACAGAATTGATGAATTAAAAGTTGAAAAAAGACGAATGTTAATCTACCCAGCAATTTCAACAATAAATAGAAATGTCCTTTGCAAATCAAATCCTAATTATCAATATTAAGTATTGATTGAGTGTatgtatctaatttatatactgTATTGTCTGTATTTATATACACTGTATTTTGGACCTTTACAGTCCCTGAACTGTCCACCCAGTCCCCGCAGTTGGACTTCTCACCTCTCGTCAGACTGCCACCGGGTTTCTCACCAAAGGAGGTAAAACAACGCCTCTGGGTACTAATTATTTACTAGTATCGCCTCATCATTGTTGTCGGTTCAAGTCTGCTAAATAACAATGAAACACAGAATCCCTTTCTTATGACTTCAAGGCAgttgtgtggaatttgtccgcTTTGAGATGCATACGCAGCTGACACATGACAGTCATGGATGTCATGTGGGAGAGTTTctgacaaaatgtaaaaaagaaaTCCGAAAATGAAGTTATGTTAGTTGGCACTGAAGTCACTGCGCACACTGCACTGATTGGCCTGTTGATCTAATTCCTAAGGAGTGACCCTAGAGGCAGAATTTCAGTGTAGTAAGTTTTGTCAAGGGGCACTGCAAAAACTATTCTCTACGTTACTCTTGATGTCACTAACCATGCAGTACTTTTTATCTGTTATTTTAACCTTGTGTTCTTTCCTTTGTTTTTAGAAAAGTGTGATCCAACCGTCTTCACTTCCACTGTCTTTTTCTCCCTTTTTAACGCCCATAAATCTATCCCCGATCACTGATTTGCCCCAATCCCATTTTCCTGGAGCCACCACGAATCCTGACGTGAATTGCAGCTTCAGTGAGGAATCTTCTATATCTCAGGTTTCCCTCAATCTGTCATTCACCATTGGAGTTCAGCAAAGGGCAATTGCCTTACAGGCTTCTAGTCCGAAAACAGAGGTTAGGTTCTTGTGTTTCTTATGTGGAGAAATAGTAACTCTGAAATAATAGCCACTCTCAAATATGAATTACTGCATCATGTTTTGTCCCGACAGAAAACGGCACACTCAAATGAAGATTCTTCTGATACCCTAGCCTCAGGTAAACTTTGATTCAACCAATATCCTTGGTGCTTCTCCATCTAACCACAAAGCAACAGTGTCTCAAACGCGTGACGATGATTAATAGTGAGATATTGTAAAGGCTTCTGAAACAATAAGAGGAAATATCTGACCCATGTTAAAAATTTCTTTTTAACATTGTAATGACAGGACCTGCTCGAAAGCGCCACAACTCCTTGTCCAGTAACattgaggaaaaagagagacaaAAAAGGAAGTGCATCTCTGGCTTGAAACATCATGTCTTATTCAACtcctgtaagaaaaaaaaaatattgcataaTTATTAAAAGCACATTTTGCATTAATTGCGCTTAAGTTATCTCAGTACAGCGATCCCTCGCTATTTTGCGCTTCATCTTTCGCAGTCTCAGTGCATCGCGGGATTTTAAGAATGTTAAATATTGTGGATATTTAAGTTGCATCGCGACTTTTTACggcgtctcttggagcgtgggaGCGTCTGTCCATTTGACTTTACAGCGCACTATTGGCCATTAGAGGAGATGAGACCAATGGAAACATGGTATTCCTGCCACTGATTGGCTTAGAGCTGCAAGAACAGTTCTAACCATGCTTTATCTCTGCCTCCCACAGTCATGATCCACTCATCCACCTTGTTCACGTCAGCAGAATCagtcaataaatcaatataattaTAAAAGTCAGATATTGTAAAATATTGACTCCACATTGCAGATTTTCACttatcttggaaccaattatcagcaataaatgagggatcactgtaattcCACCTTTTGCTCTTATAAAATACAATACattacaactttatttatagagcacatttctcaacagctgcagctgtaaCAGAACAATGATGATAGTAATGCAAGATTAAACTAATGGTACTGTTTGCTTTAGTAAAGTTAGGCAAGATAAACCATGTCACCTTTGTGAATGAGATGAAAACTATTAAAAGAAGTCATAACATAGATGAAAAATACGTTCCATGGACCTGTGGACTTTCTTGTCAATTATAGTTGCTGAGAAGAGCATTGAAGGTGAGGTGAGCCATGAGCAGACCAACTTCTCAATGATGATGAATCGCTGGGAAAAAGATGGGGGAAATGGAGAGATGGATCTGGACGACTTAGAGTTTGTGGATGTTGGAGTTAACCTGAGTAATCTGTCTCCACAACTCAAATCTAAACTAAACTTACAGGTGGAAAATATATGAATGTACTGGAGATTATCGCCAAATATTTTACTGTACAGTAAATAGGGATGGGAATTGATACGATTTTTGCCATTCCGATTCCGTTTAATGATTCAATTCTTGATCGGTTCTCTCAACGATTctcatttgaggaaaaaaaagcacaaacgattatgatcattttgttttatatattgCAACTTTTTGTAAATATGACATTACAAACCTAAGAGTGAagcctttaaaaaataaagttttgtcATCTCTTTAGAATTGGGGCGAGCAAAACATTCTGTTAGGAGGGAAGAATGCAAACATTGTCCTACAATAGAAATCATCACCTACCGAAAATCAGGGGCTTCTACAGTGGCAAATGGGTGCAAGTCTTTAACTTTGTCACTGCATGATTACTTTCCTCAGTCCTTTGCTTAGACATTTTGCGAGAGGTACAGTACTGCTGGTGTCTGAACCAGTCAGACAGTGCCTCTCCTCGTCATCTGAAATAAAACATGAGATGCGATTTGCAAGATAGATTTCATAATTATAGAAATAGAGCTAACACGAAAAGCAGCGGATCAAACACGCGACATTCCGTTAAACATGGCATACTGCATGTACAAATGCTTTTGCACATTTGAGGTATTTACTCCCTTTGTTGAAATTTCAACATTGCAAGTATTGCGCGTCGCTCTACTCACGTCCTTCTTAGCTAAATGTAACCAAACTTTGGCGCGCTTCTGCCTAACATTATTGTTTCTGGCTGCGCTAGTAACCTACGTCGCTACGCATGTTGCGTAACGTGCATAGCGACGTAATTTGTGCTTACTTGAATCGCtaagggaattgttagaaaaatagcAAATGATTGCAAGGAATTGGTTAGGTGGGAGCCAGTTCTCAACAAGAACCGTTTCTCAATTCCCATCCCTAA is a window from the Syngnathus scovelli strain Florida chromosome 2, RoL_Ssco_1.2, whole genome shotgun sequence genome containing:
- the sycp2 gene encoding synaptonemal complex protein 2 isoform X4, with the translated sequence MFQWFIKCKEVWIQHGPQRDKSLSTLSEDFFDAVTIILEASKKALVGIQPFLYSLGHLVNDPRLCIVIRKEAVCALNKILKEFALSPEKEKVLTSQEASDMMSEMAAQIMHCGDYDFQVSLIEVLFRMTTADQKKKLPAVWFSLAQVACAFGQIHPLEFEADCRTFLNFVNGLQGDNRRVKSYPCLEVFLGNVKLLKPADDNPDKFWIDFNLGSQSISFYFSCADEKSQTGYWESICIPENEIHSYSVTEKGMKQILHLQLSAVIMAGSVKGSNIFISFCSTLDILQTVRCIYGQGKIKSTFGKRSTVNMTLNIDIEENKSQQNLVPETQVSQDNDDKSSLSYLGIEQPTSLESAANMMLSGLTTLSNDCSKGDIHKLNISAENKGKPSLEMFCVSDRKKNANLAKQKTTDEISKCVRTKQSIPVLREPERMQTGQDIEQFQDHSFVPDTQPLIERNTCQRNKLSISEIPKRPPQKSNLLPNSGQSSNVAKKQECLQSAQTVAGLSKQKHLNGKHTHHPQQAVREKKSRFATKGSATATSFMISNEKGSKEKTPRGSDDFELHLPKELEAQGKRLDKTIDRGKQSLVATSTEASKTNQEKNSNDKRATEFVGNMVKRISSYYSKNNNKNGGEPQRWIPPNVSSLLFTSEKNAQAKDVTKFHKKMFLNLALMSHSVSGERARHSLAILPHQAKEKRDGKKHLFSRDNINSPDVRTLKESSKKTKVKMTYAQNEPVTSKRFQPHNSTHFPISAMVDKSPVVPKSIPKPRKRNSRLNKKPMEFQKDIPQPDSPFNVNKRPRRSATLAKSYKEPATDESLSASEQPQVTKACKSIQPNKSNATKVHAQQQISKCPCPVRKTSPSSIKKMRLPELSTQSPQLDFSPLVRLPPGFSPKEKSVIQPSSLPLSFSPFLTPINLSPITDLPQSHFPGATTNPDVNCSFSEESSISQVSLNLSFTIGVQQRAIALQASSPKTEKTAHSNEDSSDTLASGPARKRHNSLSSNIEEKERQKRKCISGLKHHVLFNSFAEKSIEGEVSHEQTNFSMMMNRWEKDGGNGEMDLDDLEFVDVGVNLSNLSPQLKSKLNLQKKNYIKLMEGYYNETMKTVKQHLFSLNKQLNKHRTNKFADVKNVLMKELYNLEQGKAVLNSVDKDLNICMENQKTFFQSYREQGTNSIEVLKRTLGELHSNLEYEEPFFTSQMAHLKKDMRSIQQRLLSTMHKDALESLRRGLRAWILD
- the sycp2 gene encoding synaptonemal complex protein 2 isoform X2, which codes for MFQWFIKCKEVWIQHGPQRDKSLSTLSEDFFDAVTIILEASKKALVGIQPFLYSLGHLVNDPRLCIVIRKEAVCALNKILKEFALSPEKEKVLTSQEASDMMSEMAAQIMHCGDYDFQVSLIEVLFRMTTADQKKKLPAVWFSLAQVACAFGQIHPLEFEADCRTFLNFVNGLQGDNRRVKSYPCLEVFLGNVKLLKPADDNPDKFWIDFNLGSQSISFYFSCADEKSQTGYWESICIPENEIHSYSVTEKGMKQILHLQLSAVIMAGSVKGSNIFISFCSTLDILQTVRCIYGQGKIKSTFGKRSTVNMTLNIDIEENKSQNLVPETQVSQDNDDKSSLSYLGIEQPTSLESAANMMLSGLTTLSNDCSKGDIHKLNISAENKGKPSLEMFCVSDRKKNANLAKQKTTDEISKCVRTKQSIPVLREPERMQTGQDIEQFQDHSFVPDTQPLIERNTCQRNKLSISEIPKRPPQKSNLLPNSGQSSNVAKKQECLQSAQTVAGLSKQKHLNGKHTHHPQQAVREKKSRFATKGSATATSFMISNEKGSKEKTPRGSDDFELHLPKELEAQGKRLDKTIDRGKQSLVATSTEASKTNQEKNSNDKRATEFVGNMVKRISSYYSKNNNKNGGEPQRWIPPNVSSLLFTSEKNAQAKDVTKFHSKITSNSVNKRKDVFEFGIDEPFSIGGKGKTFLGNSPTSSKGIRDSSVYFPATRSRQLATKEKRDGKKHLFSRDNINSPDVRTLKESSKKTKVKMTYAQNEPVTSKRFQPHNSTHFPISAMVDKSPVVPKSIPKPRKRNSRLNKKPMEFQKDIPQPDSPFNVNKRPRRSATLAKSYKEPATDESLSASEQPQVTKACKSIQPNKSNATKVHAQQQISKCPCPVRKTSPSSIKKMRLPELSTQSPQLDFSPLVRLPPGFSPKEKSVIQPSSLPLSFSPFLTPINLSPITDLPQSHFPGATTNPDVNCSFSEESSISQVSLNLSFTIGVQQRAIALQASSPKTEKTAHSNEDSSDTLASGPARKRHNSLSSNIEEKERQKRKCISGLKHHVLFNSFAEKSIEGEVSHEQTNFSMMMNRWEKDGGNGEMDLDDLEFVDVGVNLSNLSPQLKSKLNLQKKNYIKLMEGYYNETMKTVKQHLFSLNKQLNKHRTNKFADVKNVLMKELYNLEQGKAVLNSVDKDLNICMENQKTFFQSYREQGTNSIEVLKRTLGELHSNLEYEEPFFTSQMAHLKKDMRSIQQRLLSTMHKDALESLRRGLRAWILD
- the sycp2 gene encoding synaptonemal complex protein 2 isoform X5, producing MTTADQKKKLPAVWFSLAQVACAFGQIHPLEFEADCRTFLNFVNGLQGDNRRVKSYPCLEVFLGNVKLLKPADDNPDKFWIDFNLGSQSISFYFSCADEKSQTGYWESICIPENEIHSYSVTEKGMKQILHLQLSAVIMAGSVKGSNIFISFCSTLDILQTVRCIYGQGKIKSTFGKRSTVNMTLNIDIEENKSQQNLVPETQVSQDNDDKSSLSYLGIEQPTSLESAANMMLSGLTTLSNDCSKGDIHKLNISAENKGKPSLEMFCVSDRKKNANLAKQKTTDEISKCVRTKQSIPVLREPERMQTGQDIEQFQDHSFVPDTQPLIERNTCQRNKLSISEIPKRPPQKSNLLPNSGQSSNVAKKQECLQSAQTVAGLSKQKHLNGKHTHHPQQAVREKKSRFATKGSATATSFMISNEKGSKEKTPRGSDDFELHLPKELEAQGKRLDKTIDRGKQSLVATSTEASKTNQEKNSNDKRATEFVGNMVKRISSYYSKNNNKNGGEPQRWIPPNVSSLLFTSEKNAQAKDVTKFHSKITSNSVNKRKDVFEFGIDEPFSIGGKGKTFLGNSPTSSKGIRDSSVYFPATRSRQLATKEKRDGKKHLFSRDNINSPDVRTLKESSKKTKVKMTYAQNEPVTSKRFQPHNSTHFPISAMVDKSPVVPKSIPKPRKRNSRLNKKPMEFQKDIPQPDSPFNVNKRPRRSATLAKSYKEPATDESLSASEQPQVTKACKSIQPNKSNATKVHAQQQISKCPCPVRKTSPSSIKKMRLPELSTQSPQLDFSPLVRLPPGFSPKEKSVIQPSSLPLSFSPFLTPINLSPITDLPQSHFPGATTNPDVNCSFSEESSISQVSLNLSFTIGVQQRAIALQASSPKTEKTAHSNEDSSDTLASGPARKRHNSLSSNIEEKERQKRKCISGLKHHVLFNSFAEKSIEGEVSHEQTNFSMMMNRWEKDGGNGEMDLDDLEFVDVGVNLSNLSPQLKSKLNLQKKNYIKLMEGYYNETMKTVKQHLFSLNKQLNKHRTNKFADVKNVLMKELYNLEQGKAVLNSVDKDLNICMENQKTFFQSYREQGTNSIEVLKRTLGELHSNLEYEEPFFTSQMAHLKKDMRSIQQRLLSTMHKDALESLRRGLRAWILD
- the sycp2 gene encoding synaptonemal complex protein 2 isoform X6, with product MIKPNSTETRRMASELENAIAEALKSRNVTALRSFLQNNANEAFKCSAQFLNKLDDLIIWSLNEKDFNAACVAFTVLHNCGRNLKFPSGSQGIAGIIEQGFIQKMFQWFIKCKEVWIQHGPQRDKSLSTLSEDFFDAVTIILEASKKALVGIQPFLYSLGHLVNDPRLCIVIRKEAVCALNKILKEFALSPEKEKVLTSQEASDMMSEMAAQIMHCGDYDFQVSLIEVLFRMTTADQKKKLPAVWFSLAQVACAFGQIHPLEFEADCRTFLNFVNGLQGDNRRVKSYPCLEVFLGNVKLLKPADDNPDKFWIDFNLGSQSISFYFSCADEKSQTGYWESICIPENEIHSYSVTEKGMKQILHLQLSAVIMAGSVKGSNIFISFCSTLDILQTVRCIYGQGKIKSTFGKRSTVNMTLNIDIEENKSQQNLVPETQVSQDNDDKSSLSYLGIEQPTSLESAANMMLSGLTTLSNDCSKGDIHKLNISAENKGKPSLEMFCVSDRKKNANLAKQKTTDEISKCVRTKQSIPVLREPERMQTGQDIEQFQDHSFVPDTQPLIERNTCQRNKLSISEIPKRPPQKSNLLPNSGQSSNVAKKQECLQSAQTVAGLSKQKHLNGKHTHHPQQAVREKKSRFATKGSATATSFMISNEKGSKEKTPRGSDDFELHLPKELEAQGKRLDKTIDRGKQSLVATSTEASKTNQEKNSNDKRATEFVGNMVKRISSYYSKNNNKNGGEPQRWIPPNVSSLLFTSEKNAQAKDVTKFHSKITSNSVNKRKDVFEFGIDEPFSIGGKGKTFLGNSPTSSKGIRDSSVYFPATRSRQLATKEKRDGKKHLFSRDNINSPDVRTLKESSKKTKVKMTYAQNEPVTSKRFQPHNSNKSPVVPKSIPKPRKRNSRLNKKPMEFQKDIPQPDSPFNVNKRPRRSATLAKSYKEPATDESLSASEQPQVTKACKSIQPNKSNATKVHAQQQISKCPCPVRKTSPSSIKKMRLPELSTQSPQLDFSPLVRLPPGFSPKEKSVIQPSSLPLSFSPFLTPINLSPITDLPQSHFPGATTNPDVNCSFSEESSISQVSLNLSFTIGVQQRAIALQASSPKTEKTAHSNEDSSDTLASGPARKRHNSLSSNIEEKERQKRKCISGLKHHVLFNSFAEKSIEGEVSHEQTNFSMMMNRWEKDGGNGEMDLDDLEFVDVGVNLSNLSPQLKSKLNLQKKNYIKLMEGYYNETMKTVKQHLFSLNKQLNKHRTNKFADVKNVLMKELYNLEQGKAVLNSVDKDLNICMENQKTFFQSYREQGTNSIEVLKRTLGELHSNLEYEEPFFTSQMAHLKKDMRSIQQRLLSTMHKDALESLRRGLRAWILD